The Candidozyma auris chromosome 1, complete sequence genome includes a region encoding these proteins:
- a CDS encoding snoRNA-binding rRNA-processing protein UTP6, which translates to MSSKIRFYMEQSVPELEDLKRKGLFSDKEITMIMRRRTDFEHRIQGRGAKPRDFLKYADFEINLEKLRIKRYSRLKETNHVDTSPSISDWAGFRKIVFVFDRAVKRFSGDLDIWAKYLHFVKEKDAIKVVYRVYAKLLSLQPRNVDAWLSAAKYEFETNCNAKGARELYQKALRLNPDSRILWLSYAQFELTYVSKLLARRKVLGLLTEKKQEEDLKSQAEEQNKRIREAPDDGVEANVDTITLADVEEDDLKSELASLPEADMNVLGSPETNPVLKGDIALTVFDLAMSELMKEVSQKFKVDKIFEIAEDFLKVFDRFENLNRDYLYYHILTYLQTNHKDDIRTSFIDITLPLRYVTLSDSSLAESLKLSVNKFIAYKSKIKDDNSKQELSDKFVTYLTEKYVNSDDERSEKTDALLKAIIQKCR; encoded by the coding sequence ATGTCATCGAAGATCCGATTTTATATGGAACAGTCTGTTCCTGAGCTAGAAGATCTCAAGAGAAAGGGCCTTTTTTCAGACAAGGAAATCACCATGAtaatgagaagaagaaccgACTTTGAGCACAGAATACAAGGCCGTGGAGCCAAACCAAgagactttttgaagtaCGCTGACTTCGAGATCAaccttgaaaaactcaGAATTAAAAGATACCTGAGACTCAAAGAAACCAATCATGTGGATACCTCTCCAAGTATTCTGGATTGGGCAGGGTTCAGAAAGATTGTTTTTGTCTTTGACAGAGCAGTGAAGAGATTTTCCGGAGACTTGGACATTTGGGCGAAATATTTACACTTtgtcaaggagaaggacgCCATCAAGGTTGTCTACAGGGTATACGCTAAGCTCTTGCTGTTGCAACCGAGAAACGTGGATGCCTGGCTCtcggctgcgaaatatGAGTTCGAGACAAACTGCAACGCAAAGGGTGCAAGAGAGCTATACCAAAAAGCATTGAGACTCAATCCAGATTCGAGAATCCTTTGGCTTAGCTATGCCCAGTTCGAATTGACATATGTTTCAAAGTTGTTAGCGAGACGAAAAGTGTTGGGCTTGTTGActgagaagaaacaagaggaGGACTTGAAGTCCCAGGCAGAGGAGCAGAATAAGCGTATACGTGAAGCACCTGACGATGGTGTGGAAGCAAATGTGGACACCATTACTCTAGCTGATGTCGAAGAGGACGATTTGAAGCTGGAGCTAGCGTCTTTGCCAGAGGCTGATATGAACGTCTTGGGGTCGCCGGAAACCAACCCTGTTTTGAAGGGTGACATTGCATTGACCGTTTTTGACTTGGCAATGTCTGAGCTTATGAAGGAAGTCAGCCAAAAATTCAAAGTCGACAAGATTTTCGAGATTGCCGAAGACTTCCTCAAAGTGTTTGACAGGTTTGAGAACTTGAATAGAGACTACCTCTACTACCACATCTTAACCTATCTACAGACGAACCACAAAGACGATATCAGAACGTCATTCATTGATATTACCCTACCACTTCGATACGTTACATTGCTGGATTCTTCTTTAGCAGAATCATTGAAGTTGTCGGTAAACAAGTTCATAGCGTACAAgctgaagatcaaggacgACAACCTGAAGCAGGAACTTTCCGACAAATTCGTTACTTACTTGACAGAGAAGTATGTCAATTCAGACGACGAGAGGTCCGAGAAGACAGACGCTCTCTTGAAGGCTATCATACAAAAATGCCGTTAG
- a CDS encoding aspartyl aminopeptidase — protein sequence MTNLEPAQRFVDFVNTSPSPYHAVHNVKSMLVKKGFEVLKEKDAWNIKPDSSYVVTRNGSSLIAFTTGIDYKPGSPVAIIGAHTDSPCLRIKPISKKTNQGFIEIGVETYGGLIAHSWFDRDLSVAGRVYIRDENGDFVPKLLHLNKPLMRIPTLAIHLNREANTKFEFNRETELLPIAGQEQFGHSCADDPALQFPEDAFNAVKHVVERHNESLVKLIASELNVEPKQIEDFELVLGDYQPATLGGLHDEFIFGPRQDNLTSCFAAAEALADAHPSNNGVAMISLFDHEEIGSVSAQGADSSFLPDVLSRLSANESGEFPRMCGRSFLLSSDQAHGIHPNYERFYEKANKPEVNKGPVIKINANQRYATNSRGIVLIKSIAEKARVPLQLFVVRNDSPCGSTIGPMLSAKLGLRTLDLGNPQLSMHSIRETGGSHDIERLTILFQEFLSRFVAEDAKIECD from the coding sequence ATGACCAACCTTGAACCTGCCCAGCgctttgttgattttgtgaACACATCTCCATCGCCATACCATGCTGTTCACAATGTCAAGTCCATGCTTGTGAAGAAGGGTTtcgaggtgttgaaggagaaggacgCTTGGAACATCAAACCCGACTCGAGTTACGTGGTGACTAGAAATGGCTCCTCGTTAATAGCCTTCACCACAGGCATTGACTACAAGCCAGGTAGCCCTGTGGCAATTATTGGTGCTCACACTGACTCGCCATGTCTCAGAATTAAGCCCAtatcgaagaagacaaaCCAGGGATTCATCGAGATAGGCGTGGAAACATATGGTGGACTTATTGCCCATTCTTGGTTTGACCGTGACTTGTCTGTTGCCGGCAGAGTGTACATTCGTGACGAGAATGGCGACTTTGTTCCCAAGTTATTGCACTTGAACAAGCCATTGATGAGAATCCCTACGTTGGCAATTCACTTGAACAGAGAAGCTAACACCAAGTTTGAGTTCAATCGTGAGACAGAGTTGCTTCCAATTGCTGGCCAAGAGCAATTTGGACACTCATGCGCCGATGATCCTGCTTTACAATTCCCTGAGGATGCTTTCAATGCTGTGAAGCACGTTGTGGAGCGTCACAATGAATCTCTCGTTAAGCTTATTGCCAGTGAGCTAAACGTTGAGCCCAAGCAAATTGAGGATTTTGAATTAGTGCTCGGTGACTACCAGCCAGCCACATTGGGTGGTTTGCACGATGAGTTCATCTTTGGTCCTCGTCAGGACAACTTGACGTCTTGTTTTGCTGCCGCAGAAGCTCTCGCAGATGCTCACCCAAGCAATAATGGTGTAGCCATGATCTCCTTGTTCGATCATGAGGAGATAGGCTCTGTGTCAGCCCAAGGTGCTGACTCGTCGTTCTTACCAGACGTACTCTCTCGTCTTTCGGCCAACGAAAGTGGCGAGTTCCCTCGTATGTGTGGCCGTTCATTTTTGCTCTCCTCGGATCAGGCGCACGGCATCCATCCCAACTACGAGAGATTCTACGAAAAGGCCAACAAACCTGAGGTGAATAAAGGACCTGTTATCAAGATCAACGCCAATCAAAGGTATGCCACCAACTCAAGAGGCATTGTTCTCATCAAGTCCATTGCAGAGAAGGCTCGTGTTCCGTTGCAATTGTTCGTGGTGAGAAACGACTCCCCATGCGGATCCACCATTGGGCCCATGCTCTCTGCTAAGTTGGGATTGAGAACACTTGACTTGGGTAATCCACAATTATCCATGCATTCCATTAGAGAGACTGGTGGATCACACGATATCGAGCGTTTGACAATATTGTTTCAGGAGTTTCTCTCGAGATTTGTCGCTGAAGATGCAAAGATTGAGTGCGATTAA
- the VCX1 gene encoding Vcx1p produces the protein MSDAPLLGRRPTTRTSFKDSVYFTLKSALLSSPVNYLLVFVPLGLLSGGLDWGSNATFWLNFLAIVPLASVLAYATEELAEHTGETIGGLLNATFGNAVELIVSIIALLNGQVRIVQASMLGSILSNSLLVLGCCFIAGGITRVQQTFNQTVAQTMSSLMALATAGLLIPAAFHSSVPSDGKAKFPDPNSDADFKILSLSRGVAIILLVVYILYLVFQLKTHKALFEEQSQEDDGIITSSLAEEGTSAKGDAEHLTIIGSLSVLVLATLLVSFSADYLVGSIDDIVESSGLSKTFIGLIVIPIVGNAAEHATAVIVAMKDKMDLAIGVAVGSSLQIALFVTPFMVIIGWIVDVPMSLYFSTFETAVMFVSVFITNLVILDGESNWLEGAMLLSTYLVVALAFFYYPDNVTP, from the coding sequence ATGTCTGACGCTCCGCTCCTAGGCAGACGTCCAACAACCCGAACCAGTTTCAAGGATTCCGTATACTTCACGTTGAAGCTGGCTTTGCTCTCGTCACCAGTCAACTACCTCCTAGTTTTCGTGCCCTTGGGGCTTCTCTCTGGCGGGTTGGACTGGGGATCCAATGCCACGTTCTGGCTCAATTTTCTTGCCATTGTGCCGTTGGCGTCAGTATTAGCGTATGCTACGGAAGAGTTGGCCGAACACACGGGTGAGACCATCGGCGGTTTGTTGAACGCTACGTTTGGCAACGCCGTGGAGTTGATCGTGTCGATCATTGCGTTGTTGAATGGGCAGGTGAGAATTGTCCAGGCACTGATGCTTGGTTCCATCTTGTCCAACTCGTTGCTTGTGTTGGGATGCTGTTTTATTGCTGGCGGCATCACCCGTGTGCAGCAGACCTTCAATCAGACTGTGGCACAGACGATGTCGTCATTGATGGCGTTGGCCACTGCTGGTCTATTGATTCCCGCTGCATTCCACTCTTCGGTGCCCTCTGACGGGAAAGCCAAATTCCCTGACCCAAACTCAGATGcagacttcaagatcttgtctctttctcgtGGAGTGGCCATCATTCTCCTTGTTGTGTACATTCTCTACTTAGTGTTCCAGTTGAAGACCCACAAGGcgctttttgaagagcagTCCCAGGAAGATGACGGCATCATCACTTCCAGCCTCGCTGAAGAAGGAACGTCCGCCAAGGGCGACGCAGAGCACTTGACCATTATTGGCTCGCTCTCTGTGCTCGTGCTTGCTACATTGCTTGTGTCTTTTTCCGCAGACTACTTGGTGGGCTCCATTGACGACATCGTGGAGCTGCTGGGCTTGTCCAAGACATTTATCGGTTTAATTGTGATCCCCATTGTGGGCAACGCCGCTGAGCATGCTACAGCGGTGATTGTGGCCATGAAGGATAAGATGGACTTGGCCATTGGCGTCGCCGTGGGGCTGTCATTGCAGATAGCCCTCTTTGTCACTCCATTCATGGTAATCATCGGGTGGATTGTGGATGTGCCCATGTCGTTGTACTTCTCTACGTTTGAGACGGCGGTGATGTTTGTTTCTGTgttcatcaccaacttggTGATTCTTGACGGCGAGTCCAACTGGTTGGAAGGGGCCATGCTTTTGAGCACCTACTTGGTGGTAGCGCTAGCCTTCTTTTACTACCCAGACAACGTTACCCCATAG
- the RPS17B gene encoding 40S ribosomal protein eS17, producing the protein MGRVRTKTVKRASKVLIERYYPKLTLDFETNKRLTSEIAEIQSKRLRNKIAGYTTHLMKRIQKGPVRGISFKLQEEERERKDQYVPEISALDLSHTGGQLEVDAETADLVKSLGFKIPLQTVAISSQRGPRRFAKRN; encoded by the exons ATG GGTCGCGTTAGAACTAAGACAGTCAAGAGAGCCTCCAAGGTGTTGATCGAGAGATACTACCCAAAGTTGACCTTGGACTTCGAGACCAACAAGAGATTGACCTCCGAGATCGCTGAGATCCAGTCCAAAAGACTCAGAAACAAGATTGCTGGTTACACCACCcacttgatgaagagaattCAGAAGGGTCCAGTCAGAGGTATCTCTTTCAAGTTGcaggaggaagagagagagagaaaggaCCAGTACGTCCCAGAGATTTCTGCTTTGGACTTGTCCCACACTGGTGGTCAGTTGGAGGTTGATGCCGAGACCGCTGACTTGGTCAAGTCCTTGGGTTTCAAGATCCCTCTTCAGACCGTTGCCATCTCTTCTCAGAGAGGCCCAAGAAGATTTGCCAAGAGAAACTAA
- the ERG1 gene encoding squalene monooxygenase, translating into MQYDAIVIGAGVVGPCVATALARQGRKVLIIERDWSEPDRIVGELMQPAGLKALKELGMIQAVNNIDAVYVDGYYIKYHNEVIKIQYPDKGECDKTNPVKPVPDCVFDGNDKYDSEDPGMDLAAWEGAENVRGVGFSNGKFLSNLRAIVRAEKNVDWIEGTATQLVRDNEDPDRVLGVKVKSLGGEFTTYLAKITFACDGIYSKFRKEHSKNNVPSIGSYFVGLQLNNAKLPAPHHGHVILGDHAPVLIYQTNSTETRVLCAYRSTKPPSSANDTFYKYLRDEVLPSLPEQLKPSFEEAMASRKFRPMPNQYLPAPKQGSRNRGFIMLGDSLNMRHPLTGGGMTVGLNDAVLLTKLLHPKQVPDFEDYDLVATKLKQFHSKRKRLDAVINTLSIALYSLFAADSRPLKILQEGCFKYFLLGGDCVKGPVGLLSGMLPFPMLLFNHFFSVAFYAIYCNYCEKGFAGFPVAFYESFEVLLTAAMVFTPYLWGELVN; encoded by the coding sequence ATGCAATACGACGCCATCGTGATCGGTGCTGGCGTGGTCGGGCCCTGCGTAGCGACCGCTCTAGCGAgacaaggaagaaaagtgCTTATCATCGAGAGAGACTGGAGCGAGCCAGACCGAATCGTCGGAGAGTTGATGCAGCCTGCTGGACTCAAGGCGCTCAAGGAGTTGGGGATGATTCAGGCCGTCAACAACATCGACGCAGTTTACGTGGACGGCTACTATATCAAGTATCACAATGAGGTGATCAAGATCCAGTACCCAGACAAAGGCGAATGTGACAAGACCAACCCAGTGAAGCCAGTTCCGGACTGCGTTTTCGACGGGAACGATAAATATGACTCTGAGGACCCAGGGATGGATTTGGCTGCTTGGGAAGGCGCCGAGAACGTTAGAGGGGTTGGTTTTAGCAACGGTAAATTTTTACTGAACCTTCGGGCGATCGTTAGAGCGGAGAAAAACGTCGACTGGATTGAAGGAACGGCTACACAACTTGTTAGGGATAACGAGGATCCAGATCGGGTCTTGGGTGTCAAAGTCAAGAGCCTCGGTGGAGAGTTCACCACATACTTGGCGAAGATAACATTTGCATGTGATGGTATCTACTCCAAGTTCCGTAAAGAACACTCGAAAAACAACGTTCCCAGCATCGGGTCGTATTTCGTTGGACTACAGTTGAACAACGCCAAACTCCCTGCTCCTCACCATGGACATGTCATTTTGGGAGATCACGCCCCCGTGCTCATTTACCAGACAAATCTGACAGAGACCCGAGTCTTGTGTGCATACCGTCTGACAAAACCACCATCGCTGGCCAACGATACCTTCTACAAGTACTTGAGAGATGAGGTGTTGCCCTCGTTACCAGAACAGTTGAAGCCCAGCTTCGAGGAGGCCATGGCCTCGAGGAAGTTCAGGCCAATGCCTAACCAGTACTTGCCAGCTCCAAAACAGGGGTCTCGCAACAGAGGGTTCATCATGCTTGGAGACTCGTTGAACATGAGACATCCTCTCACTGGAGGCGGCATGACGGTGGGGCTCAACGATGCCGTGTTGCTTACGAAACTTTTGCATCCAAAGCAAGTGCCTGACTTCGAGGACTACGATTTGGTTGCAACGAAGTTAAAGCAGTTTCAcagcaagagaaagagactCGATGCTGTGATCAATACGCTCTCCATTGCATTGTACTCGTTATTCGCTGCCGACAGCAGGcctctcaagatcttgcaGGAGGGATGTTTCAAGTACTTTTTGCTAGGGGGAGACTGTGTCAAGGGTCCCGTGGGTTTGCTTTCAGGAATGCTTCCTTTCCCCATGCTTTTGTTTAAtcacttcttctctgtGGCGTTTTATGCAATATACTGCAACTACTGCGAGAAGGGTTTCGCTGGGTTCCCTGTTGCCTTCTACGAGTCCTTTGAGGTGTTGCTCACCGCTGCCATGGTGTTCACGCCATACTTGTGGGGAGAACTTGTCAACTAG
- the ADA2 gene encoding chromatin-binding transcription regulator ADA2 has product MDRSKLFHCDVCSSDCTHRIRIKCAICTDYDLCVPCFASGSATLDHKPWHDYQVIEQNTYPIFEETWGADEELLLIQGCETFGLGNWQDIADHIGNRSKEEVAQHYMEIYLDSDEYPLPEMNKDFSHISPHEFLQQRKKRMEERKNMPLPPPRAKPAASVPLCHEIQGYMPGRLEFDHEAENEAEVPIKDMVFDPDDSAGDIELKLTALDIYNSKLTTRAERKRILIANNLLEYRKNISNDKKKSKEEKEYLRKINAFIRVMTPEDFQQFSEDILTELRCRIRIQQLQSWRRNGITTIEDGNRFEKDKLIRQAHYQRMGNGSGLAARNAAAASVVSNGSRKLNTPQPEYKPKINTSNPRAPLDISHATDFDLLSREEKQLCSTLRILPKPYLAIKNQLMKEAIKNNGTLKKKDARQFLKIDVNKASKIYEFFVQMGWCSQG; this is encoded by the coding sequence ATGGACAGATCAAAATTGTTCCACTGTGATGTCTGCTCGCTGGATTGCACTCACAGAATACGAATAAAGTGTGCTATTTGCACCGACTACGACCTCTGTGTGCCCTGTTTCGCCTCGGGCTCTGCTACACTAGACCATAAACCCTGGCACGACTACCAGGTGATTGAGCAGAACACCTATCcgatttttgaagagactTGGGGAGCAGATGAAgagttgttgttgatcCAGGGATGTGAGACGTTTGGGCTTGGAAATTGGCAAGACATCGCTGATCACATTGGTAATCGGTCCAAAGAGGAGGTCGCCCAGCACTACATGGAGATTTACTTAGACTCGGATGAGTATCCACTTCCCGAAATGAATAAGGATTTCTCTCACATCCTGCCCCATGAGTTCTTGcagcagaggaagaagcgTATggaggaaagaaagaatatGCCATTGCCTCCCCCAAGGGCCAAGCCAGCAGCCTCCGTGCCCTTGTGTCACGAAATTCAAGGCTACATGCCTGGTAGGCTTGAGTTTGATCACGAGGCGGAAAACGAGGCCGAAGTTCCCATCAAAGATATGGTTTTTGACCCAGATGACTCTGCTGGTGACATTGAGTTAAAACTTACTGCGTTGGATATCTACAATTCCAAGTTGACTACTCGTGCTGAAAGGAAACGTATCCTTATCGCCAACAATTTACTCGAGTATCGAAAAAACATAtccaacgacaagaagaagtctaaggaagaaaaggaatACTTGCGCAAGATCAATGCCTTCATCCGCGTCATGACGCCTGAAGACTTCCAGCAGTTTTCCGAAGACATACTCACTGAACTACGATGCCGTATCAGGATCcaacagcttcaaagcTGGCGGAGAAACGGCATCACCACCATCGAAGACGGGAACAGATTCGAAAAAGATAAACTTATCAGACAGGCCCATTATCAGAGAATGGGCAACGGATCTGGCTTGGCTGCGAGAAATGCCGCCGCTGCACTGGTTGTCAGCAATGGCTCTCGTAAGCTCAATACCCCTCAACCAGAGTACAAACCCAAGATCAATACGTCAAACCCTAGAGCTCCTTTAGACATCTCCCACGCTACAGATTTTGATCTTCTCTCACGCGAGGAAAAACAGTTATGCTCTACACTTCGCATACTACCGAAGCCGTACCTTGCAATCAAAAATcaattgatgaaggaggctatcaagaacaatggcacgttgaaaaagaaagatgcGAGACAATTCCTCAAAATTGATGTCAACAAAGCATCCAAGATTTACGAGTTTTTCGTACAGATGGGCTGGTGCTCACAGGGTTAA
- the GCD6 gene encoding translation initiation factor eIF2B catalytic subunit epsilon, protein MPPKNKKQREVVSDERFQAIVLTDSFETRFMPLTSVKPRCLLPLVSVPLIEYTLEFLARAGVNEVYLMCCAHADQIQQYIESSKWAQNSPFKITTIMSSESRSVGDAMRDLDNRGLITGDFLLVSGDVVTNIDFEKVMAFHKQRKSVDKEHILSMVLTSASPLHRTRSHVDPAVFILDKQTDRCHYYQDIPPAGGRKTSINIDPELLEDIENDFVIRNDLIDCHVDICSPHVPQIFQENFDYQTLRSDFVKGVLTSDLLKKTIYAYIAEGAEYAARVESWDTYDAISQDVLARWSYPLVPDMNLIGSSYKYEFHHIYKEDKVVLAQSCRVGSSTSIGTNTSVGANTAIEKSSIGRNCEVGANVIVKNSYIWDNVVIEDNVTVENAIVAGNTVIKEGAKLRKGAVIGYNVTIGAGKVISSNVKVVDKPVKKDTGSGVFDDDDEEDQNEENFQANAIDVDIVGEDGAGVMYLSDREFDDESESESASLNNSSLIYQMSNLNVSDDSIASVTKKKMKRHGRHNSRSSRRMSATSVLSTDFEEEEEEDFNKEAVATVERAIENKHDLDTALLELNTLRMSMNVTYHEVRQATVEAIVRRIVHFITTDTLNVRDASAKIFNEWGGLFRRQIFSEEDQQDLAQIIQEACATVDHEYNEMILCIALQKLYQMDIIEEDNIYAWWNSEASVATEALKKVRGVTASFVEWLQNTEEESEEESE, encoded by the coding sequence ATGCCGCCTAAAAAtaaaaaacaaagagaagttgTTCTGGATGAGCGTTTTCAGGCTATTGTACTCACAGACTCCTTCGAGACAAGGTTCATGCCGTTGACCTCGGTAAAACCACGATGTCTTCTACCTTTAGTGAGCGTTCCATTGATCGAGTACACCTTGGAGTTCTTGGCAAGGGCTGGAGTCAATGAAGTGTACTTGATGTGCTGCGCTCATGCAGATCAAATACAGCAATACATCGAGCTGTCAAAATGGGCGCAGAACTCGCCATTCAAAATCACCACCATCATGAGTTCGGAGTCCAGATCAGTGGGTGACGCCATGAGAGACTTGGACAACCGAGGACTCATCACCGGTGAtttccttcttgtttcGGGAGATGTGGTGACAAACATTGACTTCGAGAAGGTCATGGCCTTCCATAAGCAGAGGAAGCTGGTCGACAAAGAACACATCCTCTCGATGGTTCTCACCTCTGCCAGCCCATTGCATAGAACGAGGTCTCATGTCGACCCAGCAGTCTTCATATTAGACAAACAGACGGACCGCTGCCATTACTATCAGGATATACCACCTGCTGGTGGTAGAAAAACTAGCATCAACATTGACCCCGAGCTCTTGGAGGATATCGAAAACGACTTTGTCATTCGCAACGACTTGATCGATTGCCACGTGGATATATGTTCTCCTCATGTTCCGCAAATCTTCCAGGAGAATTTCGATTACCAGACTCTCAGAAGTGACTTTGTCAAGGGAGTTTTGACTTctgatttgttgaagaagacgattTATGCATACATCGCAGAGGGTGCTGAATATGCCGCCCGTGTGGAAAGTTGGGACACTTATGACGCCATTTCCCAGGATGTGTTGGCTCGTTGGTCCTACCCATTGGTGCCCGACATGAACTTGATTGGCCTGTCTTACAAATATGAGTTTCATCACATCTACAAAGAAGATAAGGTTGTTTTGGCACAGTCTTGCAGAGTCGGAAGCAGCACATCAATTGGTACCAACACTAGCGTTGGTGCCAACACTGCCATTGAGAAGTCATCAATCGGGCGCAATTGTGAGGTGGGTGCCAATGTAATTGTAAAGAATTCTTATATCTGGGATAACGTCGTCATCGAGGACAATGTCACCGTTGAAAATGCCATTGTCGCTGGAAACACTGTCATCAAAGAGGGTGCGAAACTTCGAAAGGGTGCCGTTATTGGCTACAATGTGACCATTGGAGCTGGCAAGGTCATATCTTCCAACGTGAAAGTTGTGGATAAGCctgtcaagaaggacaCAGGGAGCGGTGTGttcgatgatgatgacgaggaggacCAGAACgaagaaaactttcaagCAAACGCTATCGATGTGGACATTGTTGGTGAGGATGGTGCTGGTGTCATGTACTTGTCTGACAGAGAATTTGATGACGAATCAGAACTGGAAAGTGCATCTCTCAATAACAGCAGTCTCATCTACCAGATGAGCAACCTCAACGTGTCGGACGACTCGATTGCTTCGgtcacaaagaagaagatgaagagacaTGGTCGTCACAATTCCAGAAGTAGCAGGAGAATGTCCGCTACGTCTGTTCTTTCGACAGATtttgaggaggaagaggaagaagattttaATAAGGAAGCTGTTGCTACAGTTGAAAGAGCAATAGAGAACAAGCATGACTTGGACACTGCACTTCTCGAACTTAATACTTTGAGGATGTCCATGAATGTTACTTATCATGAAGTTCGTCAAGCCACCGTGGAAGCCATCGTGAGGCGAATTGTTCACTTCATTACTACAGACACTCTCAACGTGAGAGATGCTTCCGCCAAAATTTTCAATGAGTGGGGAGGACTTTTCAGAAGGCAAATATTTTCTGAGGAAGACCAGCAAGATCTAGCGCAAATCATCCAGGAGGCCTGCGCCACCGTTGACCACGAATACAATGAGATGATTTTGTGCATTGCCCTTCAGAAGCTTTACCAGATGGACATAATCGAAGAGGACAACATCTACGCGTGGTGGAACTCTGAGGCTTCCGTGGCGACAGAGgcgttgaaaaaagtgcgTGGAGTAACAGCTCTGTTTGtggaatggttgcaaaataccgaggaagagagcGAGGAAGAGAGCGAGTGA
- the CTR2 gene encoding low-affinity Cu transporter, whose product MNHDMPGHDMPGHDMPGHDMPDMCNMNMIFTWDWQNTCVVYKWWHVKTMPVFLATMVALAIFSMLFEYCRAWSAAWRRRQVASVPIAENYTPRNASVRLKSAVMYAGLVGYSFMLMLVFMTYVGWYMIAVVVGAGIGNYLWTADSPETKALICH is encoded by the exons ATGAACCACGATATGCCTGGTCATGATATGCCTGGCCATGATATGCCTGGCCATGATATGCCAGATATGTGCAATATGAAC ATGATATTTACCTGGGACTGGCAGAACACATGTGTTGTGTACAAGTGGTGGCACGTCAAGACCATGCCTGTATTTTTGGCTACCATGGTGGCACTTGCTATTTTTTCGATGCTCTTTGAGTACTGTAGAGCCTGGTCTGCCgcttggaggagaagacaGGTTGCTTCGGTCCCTATTGCAGAAAACTACACGCCTCGAAACGCTTCCGTCAGATTAAAGTCTGCTGTTATGTATGCTGGCTTGGTTGGCTATTCGTTTATGCTTATGTTGGTGTTTATGACGTATGTTGGGTGGTACATGATTGCAGTGGTTGTTGGAGCGGGTATAGGCAACTATTTGTGGACTGCTGATAGCCCGGAGACCAAGGCGTTGATATGCCACTAG
- the BIG1 gene encoding Big1p: MDFRLIALALFVLPVFGLRAVPVIFGSHTLVPGLREEVKYPYIQYQGPQNVTNMLKKAITECSSDAYLIINIPGLENIDMLDRKQSLWPNLVKYMHMSSTLVGMPWVEGTLDLSFLEAYITRTCSAETISLAEEDDVFAEYVDTRKRIIRVEMNPLPPPGTERDAAIRAADELIDKVLKRIPSPYYSFLITSSVTSPTHPIPEVALENSPQGFKLFYSIVNDPRRDEEVERHVRLKGLSAPQWNEDKDPMALYLERRKKDQIHLFDYELWSQNERLVSTIAVMILSLFAVKTLGVAKRLFGRKKVKSS, encoded by the coding sequence ATGGATTTTAGACTTATAGCTCTAGCTTTATTTGTCCTTCCGGTGTTTGGTTTACGTGCTGTCCCTGTCATTTTCGGGTCTCACACCTTGGTGCCTGGACTcagagaagaagtcaagTACCCTTACATTCAGTATCAAGGTCCACAAAACGTCACCAAtatgttgaagaaagcaatCACTGAATGCTCATCTGACGCTTACCTCATTATCAATATTCCAGGGCTCGAGAATATCGACATGCTCGACAGGAAACAATCGCTTTGGCCCAATTTGGTCAAGTACATGCACATGCTGAGCACCCTAGTAGGAATGCCGTGGGTGGAGGGCACACTTGATCTTCTGTTTTTAGAGGCTTACATTACGAGGACTTGTTCTGCCGAAACGATCTCTTTAGCTGAGGAGGATGACGTTTTCGCTGAGTATGTGGATACAAGAAAACGCATTATCAGGGTCGAAATGAATCCGCTCCCGCCTCCAGGCACTGAGAGAGATGCCGCCATTCGTGCTGCTGACgagctcattgacaagGTATTAAAGAGAATACCATCGCCATACTACTCGTTTTTGATCACTTCAAGTGTCACAAGCCCGACTCACCCAATACCAGAGGTGGCTTTAGAAAACAGTCCACAGGGATTTAAATTGTTTTACAGTATAGTAAACGATCCACGTCGCGAcgaagaagttgagagGCACGTAAGATTGAAAGGATTGAGTGCGCCACAATGGAATGAGGATAAAGACCCCATGGCGCTTTatttggagagaagaaagaaagacCAGATCCATTTGTTCGACTACGAGCTCTGGAGTCAGAATGAGAGATTGGTGAGTACGATAGCGGTGATGATTTTGTCGTTGTTTGCTGTGAAGACCCTAGGGGTCGCCAAAAGACTCTTTGGCAGGAAGAAAGTAAAGCTGAGCTAA